Proteins co-encoded in one Streptosporangiales bacterium genomic window:
- a CDS encoding helix-turn-helix domain-containing protein, whose translation MTNTSKISSSANTCLRVLRAVADHPEGVGITQLARELDIGKSSIHMFLATLASHGFVERQAASSYRLGMTAFEVGSATPETARFGGPVLEPMRRLADLSGEAVTLAVLSGQDALMVQRFETAHILRAEIRVGTRMPLTSCASGKFLLAHMDDAEVDALLPEERLPATTPHSERSKTKLRRGFATIRERGWATNDEEFAEGITGIATGVHGRDGNFAAALSIAGPTMRFEPESWVDDLLRTAAEMNQLIAARP comes from the coding sequence ATGACGAACACTTCCAAGATATCGAGCTCCGCCAACACGTGCCTGCGCGTGCTTCGCGCGGTCGCGGACCACCCCGAGGGGGTCGGCATCACGCAGCTGGCTCGAGAGCTCGACATCGGCAAGAGCAGTATTCATATGTTCTTGGCAACCTTGGCCAGCCACGGCTTCGTAGAGCGGCAGGCCGCCAGCAGCTATCGGCTGGGCATGACCGCCTTCGAAGTCGGTTCCGCCACGCCGGAGACCGCCCGTTTCGGCGGCCCGGTGCTCGAGCCGATGCGAAGGCTCGCCGACCTCTCCGGCGAGGCGGTCACACTCGCCGTCCTGAGCGGCCAGGACGCGCTGATGGTGCAGCGTTTCGAGACGGCTCACATCCTGCGGGCCGAGATCCGCGTGGGCACCCGGATGCCGCTGACCAGCTGTGCGTCCGGAAAGTTCCTGCTCGCGCACATGGACGACGCGGAGGTCGACGCACTTCTGCCGGAGGAACGCCTGCCGGCGACGACTCCGCACAGCGAGCGCAGTAAGACGAAGCTGCGGCGCGGCTTCGCCACGATCCGCGAACGCGGCTGGGCGACCAACGACGAGGAGTTCGCGGAAGGCATCACTGGCATCGCTACCGGGGTGCATGGACGCGACGGCAACTTCGCCGCTGCGCTCAGCATCGCCGGACCGACAATGCGCTTCGAACCCGAGAGTTGGGTGGACGACCTGCTCCGCACGGCAGCCGAGATGAACCAGTTGATCGCCGCCCGCCCTTGA
- a CDS encoding hydantoinase/oxoprolinase family protein has translation MKLIAGVDVGGTFTDVLLYNTETTELELAKVFSTSGMQSAGLMTGLRQTGAPLDRLDAVVHGTTVATNAVLERKGARTALVVTTGFRDVLELRRRDRPTTYGLTGTYVPLIPRSLSFEIDERIGADGQVVTALEDSVIDDLVDRLRTAEVQSVAICLMNSYVNAAHEERLAARLRTSLPDISVTTSAEVAPESGEFERASTTAVNAFVGAGMTRYLDAVQDELESEGFANDVQVMQSNGGVMPVRRAGPLAVRTLLSGPAAGTMGAAAFGRAAGLPDVISCDMGGTSFDVALIPDGQPTLTAESSIEYGIPLRVPMIAITTIGAGGGSIASIDRAGILQVGPESAGSTPGPACYGRGGTRPTVTDANIVLGRIAADQKLGTQTGFSLDQQAAVEAIREHVADPLAMSIADAALAIVRLANERMAGAIRGVSVDKGHDPRQFALIGFGGAGPLHVAELARIIGATKVLVPPNPGALSAYGCLIADVKYDFVSAVAADLASCTADHVARVLADQAQRGLATLSNDGFAEADTTVEHAAEMHFSKQMHTIRVPLGHDENGWTPDRLEEAFLAAYRELYGGRIPASPVRVASLRTVVQGKRNAVGTVRTSRVGDGVASEPRAVVFEDGAHVIHEIDRTQLGVGDIVEGPTIIVQTDSTVLLPPKATAVVHESGSLIVEVNQ, from the coding sequence ATGAAGCTGATTGCCGGAGTCGACGTCGGCGGCACGTTCACGGACGTTCTGCTGTACAACACCGAGACGACCGAGCTGGAGTTGGCGAAGGTCTTCTCGACGTCGGGCATGCAGTCAGCAGGCCTGATGACCGGCCTGCGGCAGACCGGTGCACCGTTGGATCGGCTCGATGCAGTCGTGCACGGCACCACGGTCGCGACGAATGCCGTGCTGGAGCGCAAGGGTGCCCGCACCGCCCTCGTGGTGACAACCGGGTTCCGCGACGTGCTCGAGCTGCGGCGTCGCGACCGGCCGACCACGTACGGGCTCACCGGGACCTACGTGCCGCTGATCCCGCGTAGCCTGTCTTTCGAGATCGACGAGCGGATCGGCGCCGACGGCCAGGTAGTGACCGCTCTGGAGGACAGCGTCATCGACGACCTGGTCGATCGACTTCGCACCGCTGAGGTCCAAAGCGTGGCCATCTGCCTGATGAACAGCTACGTGAACGCTGCCCACGAGGAGAGGCTCGCGGCTCGCTTGCGCACGTCGTTGCCGGATATCTCGGTGACGACGTCGGCAGAGGTGGCGCCAGAGTCCGGCGAGTTCGAGCGGGCGAGCACCACCGCCGTCAACGCATTCGTCGGGGCTGGCATGACGCGCTATCTGGACGCAGTCCAGGACGAGCTCGAGTCCGAGGGGTTCGCGAACGACGTCCAGGTCATGCAGTCGAACGGCGGCGTTATGCCAGTACGCCGTGCCGGTCCCCTCGCCGTACGGACGCTCCTTTCCGGGCCCGCTGCGGGAACGATGGGCGCGGCGGCATTCGGCCGTGCCGCCGGACTCCCGGACGTCATCTCGTGCGACATGGGCGGCACCAGTTTCGACGTCGCCCTGATCCCGGACGGGCAACCCACGCTGACCGCGGAGAGCAGCATCGAGTACGGGATCCCACTGCGAGTCCCGATGATCGCCATCACCACCATCGGTGCCGGCGGTGGCTCGATCGCCAGTATCGACCGTGCTGGGATACTCCAGGTCGGACCGGAGAGTGCCGGTTCGACGCCGGGACCCGCGTGTTACGGGCGCGGTGGGACCCGTCCTACCGTGACCGACGCCAACATCGTCCTCGGCCGCATCGCCGCGGATCAGAAGCTTGGCACCCAGACGGGCTTCAGCCTCGACCAACAGGCTGCCGTGGAGGCGATCCGTGAACATGTCGCGGATCCGTTGGCGATGAGCATCGCGGACGCCGCGCTCGCGATCGTCCGGTTGGCGAACGAACGGATGGCCGGCGCCATCCGAGGAGTAAGCGTGGACAAGGGGCATGACCCACGTCAGTTCGCCCTGATCGGGTTCGGTGGCGCAGGTCCACTGCACGTAGCCGAGTTGGCGAGGATCATCGGCGCGACGAAGGTGCTCGTGCCGCCGAATCCGGGGGCGCTGAGTGCATACGGGTGCTTGATCGCGGACGTGAAGTACGACTTCGTGTCCGCCGTGGCCGCCGATCTCGCATCGTGTACCGCTGATCACGTCGCTCGAGTGCTGGCCGACCAGGCGCAGCGCGGGCTGGCCACGCTCAGCAACGACGGCTTCGCGGAGGCTGACACGACTGTCGAGCATGCAGCCGAGATGCACTTCAGCAAGCAGATGCACACGATCCGAGTTCCCCTCGGGCACGACGAGAACGGCTGGACCCCAGATCGTCTCGAGGAGGCCTTCCTGGCGGCCTATCGAGAGCTCTACGGGGGCCGCATCCCCGCCAGTCCGGTGCGCGTGGCCAGCCTCCGTACGGTGGTGCAGGGAAAGCGGAACGCCGTGGGCACCGTACGGACGAGCCGCGTAGGCGACGGCGTCGCGTCCGAGCCGCGCGCCGTCGTCTTCGAGGACGGCGCCCATGTCATCCACGAGATCGACCGCACCCAGCTCGGGGTCGGCGACATCGTGGAAGGCCCCACGATCATCGTCCAGACCGATTCCACCGTCCTCCTTCCGCCCAAGGCCACCGCCGTCGTGCACGAGAGCGGCAGCCTGATCGTCGAGGTGAACCAATGA
- a CDS encoding methylhydantoinase gives MSASRTTNHDDVDPLLLAVIRGRLEQIADEMDTVFERMAFSPVVSDAWDRADGIYSASDGSMIVQGGRGLPIFVGTMQYTVASVIDTVDSPRPGDTYLVNDPFAGGTHIMDTKMVRPFFYQGELFAFLANTGHWPDLGGRVPGGFAASASDCFQEGLRVPPVRLFVDDELQTDIVSILQTNSRIPDDVLGDVDAQATALRVGETRLTELLDEYGVDLITNMIDTLNRRSAQQMRSHIADIPDGSYHFVEVMDNDGIVDEPLRVDAQLTVAGDHLTIDFSRSSAPCTGPMNSVLAATVSSSIVAIKHVFPEIPINAGIFEPISFIVPETVFLNAQVPRPVAGCAAETSQRIITAVMGALAEAVPEQVPAGSSATANNLSMGGTDVDGNPYVMYVFLGGGYGGHLAGDGISNGCSLMSIGRTQSIETLEQRYPVRFRRYGLREGSPGAGRTRGGFGVHFEFELLGDDAQASLLGDQARTEPAGRAGGQPGTTSSPWFRIDGEESVLPMISKGENVPLRRGDIVCLRTPGGAGYGPADERPYAAVAADVQAGYLDEATANELYPRYANGSPNDR, from the coding sequence ATGAGTGCCAGCCGTACCACCAACCACGACGACGTCGACCCGCTTCTCCTCGCTGTCATCCGCGGGCGGCTGGAGCAGATCGCCGACGAGATGGACACCGTGTTCGAACGGATGGCGTTCTCGCCAGTCGTCTCCGATGCCTGGGACCGCGCTGACGGTATCTACTCCGCGAGCGACGGCAGCATGATCGTGCAAGGCGGCCGTGGACTGCCAATCTTCGTCGGAACGATGCAGTACACGGTCGCGAGCGTCATCGACACCGTGGACAGCCCTCGGCCCGGCGACACGTACCTCGTGAACGACCCGTTCGCCGGCGGCACCCACATCATGGACACGAAGATGGTCCGGCCATTCTTCTACCAGGGCGAGTTGTTCGCGTTCCTCGCGAACACCGGACACTGGCCGGACCTCGGCGGGCGAGTCCCTGGCGGGTTCGCGGCGTCGGCAAGCGACTGCTTCCAGGAGGGTCTACGCGTCCCGCCGGTACGTCTGTTCGTCGATGACGAGCTCCAGACCGACATCGTCTCGATCCTTCAGACGAACTCGCGGATCCCCGACGATGTGCTCGGCGACGTCGACGCCCAAGCCACGGCGCTTCGTGTCGGCGAGACGCGTCTCACGGAGCTGCTCGACGAGTACGGCGTGGATCTGATCACGAACATGATCGACACACTCAACCGCCGTTCGGCCCAACAGATGCGCTCCCACATTGCCGACATACCAGACGGCAGTTACCACTTCGTCGAGGTGATGGACAACGACGGCATCGTCGACGAGCCGCTGCGGGTCGATGCCCAGCTCACCGTGGCCGGAGACCATCTCACGATCGACTTCAGTCGGTCCTCCGCACCGTGCACCGGCCCGATGAACTCGGTCCTGGCCGCCACGGTGTCGAGCAGCATCGTCGCGATCAAGCACGTCTTCCCGGAAATTCCCATCAACGCCGGCATCTTCGAACCCATCAGCTTCATCGTTCCAGAAACGGTGTTCCTCAACGCCCAAGTACCGCGGCCGGTTGCCGGATGCGCCGCTGAGACGAGCCAGCGCATCATCACCGCGGTCATGGGCGCGCTGGCGGAGGCGGTGCCTGAGCAGGTGCCAGCGGGATCGTCGGCAACGGCCAACAACCTCTCCATGGGAGGGACCGACGTCGATGGGAACCCGTACGTCATGTACGTCTTCCTAGGTGGCGGCTACGGCGGCCACCTGGCGGGCGACGGTATCTCCAACGGCTGCTCGCTGATGAGCATCGGCCGCACCCAGTCGATCGAGACCCTCGAGCAACGATATCCCGTGCGATTCCGTCGGTACGGGCTGCGCGAGGGCTCGCCCGGTGCAGGCCGCACACGTGGCGGGTTCGGCGTCCACTTCGAGTTCGAGCTACTCGGCGATGACGCCCAAGCCAGCCTGCTCGGGGATCAGGCGCGCACCGAGCCCGCCGGTCGGGCTGGCGGGCAACCGGGCACGACGTCGTCGCCATGGTTCCGCATCGACGGCGAGGAGAGCGTCCTGCCCATGATCAGCAAGGGCGAGAACGTCCCCCTGCGACGCGGCGACATCGTCTGCCTACGCACACCGGGGGGCGCCGGGTACGGCCCGGCCGACGAGCGTCCCTACGCCGCCGTGGCGGCCGACGTCCAGGCCGGCTATCTCGACGAAGCGACTGCCAACGAGCTCTACCCCCGATACGCGAACGGATCCCCGAATGACCGCTGA
- a CDS encoding aminotransferase class III-fold pyridoxal phosphate-dependent enzyme, with translation MTADTNPSERTEATLVDRARSVLPGGITRSTVFVPPHPPYAVAGEGAWIVDDTGHRVLDANGNYTTLIHGHARPEIVHAATAALQNGSAFGLPTRSEVALAEMLRERTNMEQWRFCNSGSEAVMMLLRAARAATKRSKIIRFRGSYHGTSPDAVGNESHGDVIVVDQGDTEAVANALTTHGDDVAGVVIDLMPNRAGLRRADAAHVQELRSLTREHGALLLVDEVITFRLGVGGLLEQYDVEADLVSLGKAIGGGFAVGAIGGRRELLQPFDPREQKQPSAVSWGGTFSANPVTMAAGKVALDLFDATSVASLNAAGDALRARLVAAGVPATGWGSLLRLHTSDNQQAWWSLYERGVLAGTNCLLALSTAMGEEDVEHLADAILAMADEHPQYFQ, from the coding sequence ATGACCGCTGACACCAACCCGAGCGAGCGCACGGAGGCCACACTCGTCGACCGCGCCCGGAGCGTGCTGCCCGGTGGCATCACCCGTTCGACGGTGTTCGTCCCTCCACACCCGCCGTATGCGGTCGCCGGAGAAGGGGCGTGGATCGTCGACGACACGGGACACCGGGTCCTGGACGCGAACGGGAACTACACCACCCTCATCCACGGGCATGCCCGACCGGAGATCGTCCATGCCGCCACAGCCGCCCTCCAGAACGGTTCGGCTTTCGGCCTGCCGACGCGTTCAGAAGTCGCCCTCGCCGAGATGCTGCGAGAACGCACGAACATGGAGCAGTGGCGCTTCTGCAACAGTGGCTCAGAAGCAGTCATGATGCTGCTGCGCGCCGCCCGCGCGGCCACGAAACGATCGAAGATCATCCGGTTCCGCGGCAGCTACCACGGGACCAGCCCCGACGCCGTCGGCAACGAGTCACACGGCGACGTGATCGTCGTCGACCAAGGCGACACCGAAGCCGTCGCGAATGCCCTGACGACCCACGGGGACGACGTGGCAGGAGTCGTGATCGACCTCATGCCGAACCGAGCAGGGCTTCGACGGGCCGATGCCGCACACGTGCAGGAGCTGCGTTCACTCACGCGCGAGCACGGAGCGCTACTCCTCGTCGACGAGGTCATCACCTTCCGGCTGGGGGTGGGCGGCCTGCTCGAGCAGTACGACGTGGAGGCGGACCTGGTCTCGCTCGGGAAGGCAATCGGAGGTGGCTTCGCGGTCGGCGCCATCGGTGGGCGCCGCGAGCTGCTGCAGCCGTTCGATCCGCGGGAACAGAAGCAGCCCAGTGCCGTTTCGTGGGGCGGCACGTTCAGTGCCAACCCCGTGACGATGGCTGCCGGAAAGGTAGCGCTCGACCTGTTCGACGCGACGAGCGTGGCTTCGTTGAACGCCGCTGGTGATGCGTTGCGGGCTCGCTTGGTCGCTGCGGGTGTACCGGCCACGGGATGGGGCTCTCTCCTTCGTCTGCACACCTCCGACAACCAACAGGCGTGGTGGAGTCTCTACGAGCGAGGCGTGCTCGCCGGCACCAACTGCCTCCTCGCGCTCTCCACGGCCATGGGCGAGGAGGACGTCGAGCACTTGGCCGACGCGATTCTCGCCATGGCGGACGAACATCCGCAGTACTTCCAGTGA
- a CDS encoding 3-oxoacid CoA-transferase subunit A, which translates to MSRATFHDSADAAVAGIEDGSTVLVGGFGMAGMPVTLIEALTRQGATDLTVVSNNAGNGDTGLAALLAAGRVRKIICSFPRQADSWVFDRLYRDGRIELEVAPQGNLAERMRAAGAGIGAFFCPTGVDTPLAEGKETRVIEGREHVLEYPIKGDVALFGAHRADRLGNLVFRKTARNFGPVMATAATTTIVEVGGVVETGALDPEAIVTPSIYVDRVLDLSALQEGAGQ; encoded by the coding sequence ATGAGCCGCGCAACGTTCCACGACAGCGCCGACGCCGCCGTCGCCGGGATCGAGGACGGCTCGACCGTCCTGGTCGGTGGGTTCGGCATGGCCGGCATGCCGGTCACTCTGATCGAAGCCCTGACTCGGCAGGGCGCCACCGACCTCACCGTCGTCAGCAACAACGCGGGCAACGGCGACACCGGTCTTGCGGCGCTGCTCGCCGCCGGTCGCGTGCGCAAGATCATCTGCTCGTTCCCGCGCCAGGCGGACTCTTGGGTCTTCGATCGCCTCTACCGCGACGGCCGGATCGAGCTCGAAGTCGCGCCGCAGGGCAACCTCGCCGAGCGCATGCGCGCCGCCGGCGCGGGCATCGGCGCGTTCTTCTGTCCGACCGGTGTGGACACGCCGCTCGCCGAGGGCAAGGAGACCCGCGTCATCGAAGGCCGCGAGCACGTGCTGGAGTACCCGATCAAGGGAGACGTCGCCCTCTTCGGCGCCCACCGCGCCGACCGGCTCGGCAACCTCGTCTTCCGCAAGACGGCCCGCAACTTCGGCCCCGTCATGGCCACCGCCGCCACGACCACGATCGTCGAAGTCGGCGGCGTCGTCGAGACCGGCGCACTCGACCCCGAGGCCATCGTCACCCCGAGCATCTACGTCGACCGGGTGCTCGACCTGTCCGCACTGCAGGAAGGGGCCGGCCAGTGA
- a CDS encoding 3-oxoacid CoA-transferase subunit B, producing the protein MTFTVPTTTSEHTDRGPLARDEIAATIAHDIPDGSYVNLGIGQPTLVADHLSADSGVILHTENGMLGMGPAAHGDDVDPDLTNAGKIPVTELPGAAYFHHADSFAMMRGGHLDVCVLGAFQVSSGGDLANWHTGAPDAIPAVGGAMDLAVGAKAVLVMMTLFGKDGSPKLVPECTYPLTAVGCVSRVYTDLATFAIGPDGVTVHETWGTTVDELTTRITIPLRRLGATPTRERRAYGGSGPP; encoded by the coding sequence GTGACCTTCACCGTCCCAACGACCACCTCCGAGCACACCGATCGCGGTCCCCTCGCCAGGGACGAGATCGCCGCGACGATCGCGCACGATATTCCGGACGGCTCGTACGTCAACCTCGGCATCGGACAGCCGACACTCGTCGCCGACCACCTCTCCGCCGACAGCGGCGTCATCCTGCACACCGAGAACGGCATGCTGGGCATGGGACCGGCCGCCCACGGCGACGACGTCGACCCGGACCTCACCAACGCGGGCAAGATCCCCGTCACCGAGCTCCCGGGCGCGGCGTACTTCCACCACGCGGACTCGTTCGCAATGATGCGCGGCGGCCATCTCGACGTATGCGTGCTCGGCGCGTTCCAGGTCTCCAGCGGCGGCGACCTCGCGAACTGGCATACCGGCGCGCCGGACGCGATCCCGGCCGTCGGCGGCGCGATGGACCTCGCGGTCGGCGCGAAGGCCGTGCTCGTGATGATGACGCTGTTCGGCAAGGACGGCTCGCCGAAGCTCGTGCCCGAGTGCACGTACCCCCTGACGGCCGTCGGCTGCGTCAGCCGGGTCTACACCGACCTTGCGACATTCGCCATCGGGCCCGACGGTGTCACCGTCCACGAGACCTGGGGCACCACCGTCGACGAACTCACCACCCGCATTACCATCCCCCTCCGCCGGCTCGGGGCCACCCCGACCAGGGAACGCAGGGCCTACGGGGGCTCGGGCCCCCCGTAA